A segment of the Melioribacteraceae bacterium 4301-Me genome:
AAATAGATGAACCGGTTCTTTGATAAGCAGCGTGAATATTCTCAACGCAAATATCGCCTTCCAATATTGGAACATTTGCATTTTTTATTGCGGGCGAAGGATACGGCGAGTTTAACTCTTGTAATATTTTTGTTAGTACTTGATCACCGCTGAACAATTCAAATTTCTTTTTTAATTCTTCTTCAATGGTAAGTGAAGGACATAAAACTAAAACTTTATCAACAAGTCCCTCCGAAAGCATAATTACAGCAACCGCGTAAATTACCCAGCTTTTACCCGTACCAGTGGCTAAGTCTATGCTAAATGATTTTTTATCCCTTATCTTAAATTTGTTTAAGTAATCATCAATATTATTGAAATGAATTTTGAGATTTTCGGAGTTTGCGTAAGTGTATCTTGCGGCATCTTCCGTATTCTTGAAAGAGTTGGAAAGGAAATATGCAAAAGCTGTTCTTGCAGCTTCTCTTACATGTTCAAAATTATCCGTTGTAAGCGCATCTAAAAAAGATTCGTACTTGTAAACAAGCGGATTATTTCTTTCTTCTTCTTTTAACTTTAGAATCAGATCTTCGTTTTTGAATTGTAGGGGCATTGAAGTCCTTTTGTGTTTTTACAATTTTTAGTTCGTTGCCGTATTTATCAAGATAGATTATCATCATTTTCTTTCCGGTAAATAAATCTTGCGGAATCCTTATTACTGCTTTGGTTTTATCTTCCGATATTATTTTGTCTGACCAGAAAACTTGAGAGAGATTGAAATAATAGTCATTGTAATTAGTGTCAATCATTACCATTGAAAGCGTTTCAAAGTTTTCAAAATCTTCCGGATCGTAAACAAGCGTATTAGATTTGAACTCTTTAATTTCAATTACAAAATCTTTTTTGCCTTGATCTTCCAAAGTTGGATTGAGCGGTTCGTCTCTATAATATTCTGCTTGAACAACAGGCTGAGAGATAAAATCATAACCAACTGCGTCAATAACTTCATTAACATCATTTTCGGTTGAAGGCTGCTTTAGACTTCCGGCTTCTCCTCTTTCAATTAATGCTTTTAATACAGAGAGCGGGACTTTTAAGAAAACGTAACTTGTGTTTTCTATTTTGATTTCATCTTCCATAAAAGACATTGCAGTTACAGGAGCGACTACAAAAAATTTATCTCCGGCTTTTCCGCCAAGAACTGTATGTAAAGTTGAAACATATTCTCTGTCAATTATAAGATTTTTCTGTTCGGGGTAATTCCAAACAAAAGCGGAATATGTGCCAATGTAACCATCAGCGGTAAAGCCGTGTATTTTGTGTTCTTCCGGCCGTAAGCCAAAAAGTTGTGAGACGAATGGTTTGTAAGTCTGCCAGTCAAGATTTAGAATTTCCTTATTGTCATAAATTCCGGCATTGTAAAGTGTAAACTCTTTTGCTTTAAGCGGTTTTTCCTTTTCCGGTTTCTCTTTGGGTTGAATAAATGAAATAAGAAAATTTACTCTGCCAACTTTAACAGTTTTTTCTCCGGCTGAACCTTCTTCATTTTCGGTTACTTCCAAATCTTTTACTTTGAACTTTTCTTCCGGCAAGCAAAGAGAAAAGTTTTCTTCTGAATTTCCGCTTAAATTTTCTTCTATAAACTTTGCAAGGTTTTTAAGGAATGAATCTGTTATTAATAGATCACCCTTCCTTGCTTTTTCTGTTATAAAAAATAACCCACGTGAGTTTTTGAGATGTTCTTCAAAATTATCAACTCTTTCGTGTTCGCGTCTATCGTCCTTTTTTAATGAACCAATTTGGGTCGTAAGATTTAACATTCTTTTTTGAATTGTGTATATGGCAAGTTTACCGCAGTCTATTCCAATCCAGCGTCTACCAAGTTTTTCTGCAACTGCTAAGGTTGTGCCGCTACCAGCAAAAGCATCCAATACAATATCGTTTTTATTTGATGATGCTTCAATTATTCTACTTAATAAATCTTCTGGTTTTTGCGTTGGATAATCAAGATTTTCAAGAGCCATAGGGTTAATATGATAAATATCTGTCCAAATATTATTCATAGGGACACCTTTCAAATCATCTAAGTATTGCTTTACTTCTGGATATTGTGCATTTGCACCCCATCTAATCATCCCTACTTTATTTAGCTCATCATATTTTTTCTGAGAATATGTTTTCATTGCTGACCATCTATAGAATCCTCGATTGTCCTTGTATTTAAATCTATCCAAATAACCCTTTCCATAATCACGATATATTTTATTAAAAATATATTGATTAGAGCGTGTGTAAACAAAAATTGTATCTGAATCAGAACTAAATTTATTTGCAAGAGCTTTACTGCTACCCGTGTTGGTTGTCCTTTGCCAAATGATCTCATTTAAGAAATTAAACTCACCAAATACTTCATCAAGTGTTGCTTTTATGTAATGCCCTTTTTTATAATCAAGATGCACATAAATAGAGCCGTCATCCGCAAGAATTTCACGTAAAAAAATTAAGCGTTTACGTAAAAACTCAATAAACTGCGCGCCAATAATTTTATCGCGGTAAGCTTTCTCGCGGTCTTTCATAAAATCTTGCTTAGTTGCAAATGGCGGGTCAATGTAAATAAGTTTTATTTTGTTTTTGGTTTTGTATTTGTTTTCGCCACGCTGGTCTTCATAAATGGTTTTTAGTGCAAGCAAATTATCGCCAAAGATGAGCATATTCTGCCAACCGTCATCAAACTTATTGTCGCTGTTAAAAGAACGCACTTTTTGGAAAGGAGCAGCAAGTGTATTGGCAATAATTTTTTCTTTTGGTTCTTTGCCTTTGTAAATAAGTTTATAATCTTTAGTTACCTCAACAAACTCACTATCTCCGCTGTCAAACAACTTGGATTTATAATAAGAAGGGATCGTTTTCCCTTGCTGAATTAGCTCAATCAGTTTTTGTTTATCTTGTTCGGAAAGTTTCAATAGTTCACCAGTTTTTAATATTTGTTTGTAAATTTACTTTTCACTTAACAAAGATGCATTAAAAATTCATCTTAATCTGTGCGGAATGATTGTCTTCATTAAATGTAATTCCTTCAAAATACCAATTGCCATTTTTTAAATAACACTGGCTCATAACAAAACCCCCGAACCATCTGCTTCTCTTCATTCCGGCATAGCCGCGCAAATAGCTATCGGTTATAAGTTTAGCTGGTTTGCATAGTGTTTTTAATAAATCCCGCGTTGCATAACCAAGTACAGTCCTAAAACTACCAACCAATAAATCGGTTAATTGAAGCAATTGGCAGTCTTCATAAGATTGACATTCAACTGCTTTATGATTTGAGGAGCGATCATCAATTAAATCATCGCATTCTTCAATTTTACAGAATGCTTTTAATTCACCGAGCCGGTTTATAATTCTATTTTTATCAGTTCTCCTTTGCAAATGCTCGTAACCATCGAAATGTATTTTTGTAATTTCAATTGGATTATTTTCATCGCCTAAGTAGTGCATCCCGCCCTTAAAACCCATTCTAAATGTTGTCTCTATTTTGCTTGCATAATCGCGGTGCAAATGCATTTTAGAATGATTATCCAACTCACGGAACAATATAAATTTACAACCGATTAAATTTTCAAAAAAAGTATATTGTTTCTTCCCATTAACTCGTTCACCTAAAAAGAATGGTTCACTTTTTTTTAATTTATGGATAAGTGCCAGAGTGCCGATCTGTAGCCAAGAATCTACCAATGAATACTTTTTTGAATTTACTTGCTTAACTTGTTTCAGAGATATTTTTTCATTATAGCCTATATTTTTTCTTGCGGTTAATAGCAATTCCAAAAGCGATTTTTTCCCATTAACCGGTACTAAAAGCATACCGTGCCAAAAACCGTTTATCTGCGATTCATCGTGATATAATTCATATTTCATTTGTATCAAAAGCCAAAAAATTAGTTGCTATATAACGGCCTGCGCATCACCTGCGGCGAGCCGAGCGCAGCGAGGCGAAGCCGTCAGGTGGATGCGCGTGTTAGGCATCTCAAATCAAAACTTCTTTGACAATCCATATCATTACCAACAATGTGACATAAAAGGGCCATATCGAGAAAGAAAGAAGTGCTGCCAAAAATGTCTTTAGTATGTTTCCTACAGGAGTTACAGCATAGAGGTCTGAAGCGCTTATTTCTTGTTTGTGGAGTTTCTCGATAAAGGCGTTATAAGCCTTTCGGAACATTCTCTCCAGCGCCAAATAGTAAGCATCCAGAACCAGGAAAAGGATAGTTGGTATTATCGCCAAAAGTGCGTATTGTGGATTTCCCTTATCCGCTACTATGACAAGAATTGCTGAAACCAATGTTATACACCAAGCCTTGCACGACGCACTGTTAGAAGCCATCCTTTGAATGACTGATTGGCTAATCGTCAAGTGCGCTTGTACAGCCTGGGAATTTTCTCTGTATTCATTGTCTCTAGACATAAGCAACCCCCTAATATTTTTCGCGGATAGCGATTGCTTCTTCGACCCAAGCCGCCAAGTTGCGCTTGATATAGGCATAGACATCAGTGCTTACAGAGTAAGGAGGGTCGTATGCTTTCACGATACTTGATAATTTTGCTCCATCTCGTTTCATCGTAAAACCATCGAAGGGATTGCTTCCTTTTGACGACTGACGGCCTTCCCTGTCTTGTAGGTTGTGTATATATATGCCAAGCAATCCCTTCCCATCATTCCAGGACTTCTCAATTTCGTAGTTAA
Coding sequences within it:
- a CDS encoding TIR domain-containing protein; amino-acid sequence: MARRVFYSFHYKEDNWRAAQVRNMGVVEGNAPVTDNEWESITRGGDQAIRNWIDEQLNGKSCTIVLIGTHTAGRKWINYEIEKSWNDGKGLLGIYIHNLQDREGRQSSKGSNPFDGFTMKRDGAKLSSIVKAYDPPYSVSTDVYAYIKRNLAAWVEEAIAIREKY
- a CDS encoding site-specific DNA-methyltransferase, coding for MKLSEQDKQKLIELIQQGKTIPSYYKSKLFDSGDSEFVEVTKDYKLIYKGKEPKEKIIANTLAAPFQKVRSFNSDNKFDDGWQNMLIFGDNLLALKTIYEDQRGENKYKTKNKIKLIYIDPPFATKQDFMKDREKAYRDKIIGAQFIEFLRKRLIFLREILADDGSIYVHLDYKKGHYIKATLDEVFGEFNFLNEIIWQRTTNTGSSKALANKFSSDSDTIFVYTRSNQYIFNKIYRDYGKGYLDRFKYKDNRGFYRWSAMKTYSQKKYDELNKVGMIRWGANAQYPEVKQYLDDLKGVPMNNIWTDIYHINPMALENLDYPTQKPEDLLSRIIEASSNKNDIVLDAFAGSGTTLAVAEKLGRRWIGIDCGKLAIYTIQKRMLNLTTQIGSLKKDDRREHERVDNFEEHLKNSRGLFFITEKARKGDLLITDSFLKNLAKFIEENLSGNSEENFSLCLPEEKFKVKDLEVTENEEGSAGEKTVKVGRVNFLISFIQPKEKPEKEKPLKAKEFTLYNAGIYDNKEILNLDWQTYKPFVSQLFGLRPEEHKIHGFTADGYIGTYSAFVWNYPEQKNLIIDREYVSTLHTVLGGKAGDKFFVVAPVTAMSFMEDEIKIENTSYVFLKVPLSVLKALIERGEAGSLKQPSTENDVNEVIDAVGYDFISQPVVQAEYYRDEPLNPTLEDQGKKDFVIEIKEFKSNTLVYDPEDFENFETLSMVMIDTNYNDYYFNLSQVFWSDKIISEDKTKAVIRIPQDLFTGKKMMIIYLDKYGNELKIVKTQKDFNAPTIQKRRSDSKVKRRRKK